CGAGGTGGAGTTCCTGGACCACCGCGACGGCACCCTGGTCGAGGGCCCGGCGCTGCGGCGTGACCTGGCCGCAGCGATCCGCCGGCACCGCCCCGAGCTGGTGGTCACCCTGCACGGCGGGGACACCTGGACCGGACCCGACGTCACGCCGGCCGCCTGGAACTCCGCGGACCACCGGGCGCTGTCCCGCTCGGTGCTGGACGCCGTCGCCGACGCCGGGAACGAGTGGATCTTCCCGGAGCTGACCGGGGAGCCGTGGTCGGGTGCGGAGTACGTCGCGGTGCAGACCATCGGCGACCCGCCGCACGTCGTGGACGTCGCCGACGGCGTGGAGCTCGCCGTCGCCTCCCTCACCGAGCACCGCCGGTACCTGGAGGTGCTGGCGCCGGACGTGCCGGTCGAGGAGCAGGCGCGGCAGGTGGTCGACCAGGCCACGCTCACCGAGGACGGCGACCGGCGGGTCGGGTTCCGGCTCTTCTGGGGCTGAGTCACCGGTAGGCTGCCCAGCACGACGGACGAGTCGGCTGGGCGGCCGCGTGGCGCGGGGGAGACCCCGGGTCCCGAGGAACGTCCGGGCTCCACAGGGCAGGGTGGTCGTCAACAGCGACCCGGGGCGACCCGCGGGACAGTGCCACAGAGAACAGACCGCCAGTGCTCGCACTGGTAAGGGTGAAACGGCGGTGTAAGAGACCACCGCACACCGGGTGACCGGTGTGGCTCGGTAAACCCCACCCGGAGCAAGGTCAGGAAGGTGCGGCGGCTCGCCGCCGCACTGCGGAGGCGTTCGAGGGCTGCCCGCCCGAGCCTCCGGGTAGACCGCTCGAGCCTGCGGGCAACCGCAGGCCTAGATGGATGGCCGCCCATCGGGAGGCCGTGAGGCACCCGGGGACAGAACCCGGCGTACAGGCCGACTCGTCCGTCGCCCTCAGCCCGCCAGCTGGTCGCGCACCGTGCGCGGCTCCCGGCCGAGCAGCTGACCCAGCAGCGGGTCCGTGCCGGCGAAGAAGCCCTGCTCGGCCGCCTCGTACATGCCCAGCGTGAAGCGGGCCACGCCCTCCGGGCGACCCGCGGCCAGCTGCCCGGCGAGCCACGCGTCCCGGCCCACGACGGCGAGCTCCACCGGACTCCCCGACACCTCGGCGGCCTTGCGGGCGACGTCGGCGAACGTGGGGGCGGCGCCGGCGGTCATCGTGACCGGGCCGTCGTACCCGCCGCCGGCGGCCAGCACGACGGCGGCGGCCTCGGCGGCGTCGTCCCGGGCGGTCCAGGAGACGGGGCCCTCCACCGGGACCGTGACGACCCCGGTCTCCCGCCACGGTCCGGCCAGCCAGTCCAGGCTGTGCGCGTAGAAGCCGTTGCGCAGCGACGTCCAGGCCAGCCCGGAGTGCTCCAGCAGATCCTCGGTGGCCGCGTGCACGCGGGCGGGGGCGAAGGGCGATCCGGCGGCGGCGCCCTGGTGGCTGGTGTACAGCACCCGCCCGACGCCGGCGGCCACCGCGGCGTCCACGGCCGCCCGGTGCAGCGCCACGGCATCGGCGCCCGGGTCGTTCGAGGACACCAGCAGCACCTGGTCGGCCCCGGCGAAGGCCGCGCGCATGGCAGCCGGGTCGTCGTAGCCCGCCTGCCGGACGGCGACACCCCGCTCGGCGAAGCGCTGGGCCCGGGCGGGGTCGCGGACGGCGACGGCGACCTGCTCGGCCGGCACCTGCTCCAGCAGGTGGTCGACGGTGGCGCCGTTGAGCGCGCCGGTGGCCCCGGTGACGACGATCATGGAGTGCTCCTCGTATCGCTGGTACCTCGTTGGTGTTATCGACGATAACCACGATGCCGGACCGGCGCTATCGTCGGCGGCATGACAGCGGCGACCACGACCCGGGCGGCGATCGTCGAGGCGGCAGCGCGCCTGCTGCACGAGGCCGGGCCGGACGCGGTGACCACCCGGGGGGTCGCCGAGTCGGCCGGGGTGCAGGCCCCCGCGATCTACCGGCTCTTCGGGGACAAGGACGGGCTGCTGGAGGCGGTGGCCGAGCACGTGCTCGCCGGACACGTAGCGAGCAAGGCGGCGGTCGTCCGGGCGGCCACCGACGAGGGCGTCGACCCGGTCGAGGACCTGCGGGCCGGCTGGCGGGCGCAGGTCGAGTTCGGCCTGGCCCACCCCGGGGTCTTCGCGTTGCTCAGCGACCCGGGCCGGGCACCCCGCTCGGCGGCGGCCCGCGCGGGGCGGGAGGTCCTCGCCGCCCGGGTGCACCGGGTGGCCCTCGCCGGCCGGTTGCGCGTCGGCGAGCACCGGGCCGCCGAGCTCGTGCACGCCGCCGGCACGGGGCTGGTGCTGGCCCTGCTCGCCACCCCGCCGGCCGACCGGGACCCCGCGCTCGTCGACACGATGATCGAGGCGGTGCTGGCCCGGGTCGTCGTGGCCGGCCCCGCCGCGGACGGCGACGGAGCGGCCGCCGCGGTGGCGCTGCGGGCCCGGGCCGCCGACCTCGGGGTGCTCACCCCGGCCGAGCAGCGGCTGCTGGTCGAGTGGCTGGACCGGGTGGTCGCGGCGGGCTGACCGGTCTGGTCTACTGGTCATGACCGGTCAGACCAGGAGGTGCCGTGCCGACCACCCTGCGCGGACGTCTCGTCTCCGGCGGCACGAGCACCGACGACGCGGTGCTGGTCCTGGACGGCGACCGGGTCACCGCCGTCCTCGACGCGGTCGACCACCCCGACCCGCCCCCGCCGACCGGCCACCTCCTGCTGCCGGGCCTGGTCGACGTGCACTGCCACGGCGGCGCCGGCGGCTCGTTCCCCGACAGCGACGAGGCCGGCGTCCGGCGCGCCGCGGCCCACCACCGGTCCCGGGGGACGACGACGCTCGTCGCCTCCCTGGTCTCCGCGACACCCACCGTGCTGCGGGACCGGCTGGCGCTGCTGGCCCCCCTGGTCGGCGACGTGCTGGCCGGCGTGCACCTGGAGGGGCCGTACCTCTCCGCCGCCCGGTGCGGTGCGCAGGACCCCGCGGCCCTGCGCCCGGGGGACCCGGCAGAGCTCGAGACGCTGCTGTCGACCGGGGCCGTCGTGTCGGTGACGTTCGCCCCGGAGACCGACCACGCCGCCGAGCTGCTGGCCGTCTGCCGGGCGCACGGGGTGCTCCCCAGCCTCGGGCACACCGACGCCGACGCGGCCACCACCGCCGCGGTCGTCCGGGCCGCCGGGCCTCCGGTGAGCGCCACGCACCTGTTCAACGGCATGCCCCCGCTGCTGTCCCGGGCCCCCGGTCCGGTGGCCGCCTGCCTGGCCGCGGCCGCCCGGGGCGACCTCGTGGTCGAGCTCGTCGCCGACGGCGTGCACCTGGCCCCCCAGACGGTCGCGACGGTGTTCGACCTGGTGGGCCCGGACGCGGTCGCGCTGGTCTCCGACGCCATGGCGGCCGCCGGGGAGCCCGACGGCGCCTACCGCCTCGGCGCCCTGGACGTGACCGTCCGGGAGGGGGTCGCCCGGCTCGCGCACGACCCGACCGCGATCGCCGGGGGCACCGCGACGCTGTCGGACGTGCTGCGCCGCACGGTCCGCGACGCCGGCGTCGACCTCGCCGCCGCGGTCACCGCGGCCACCCGCACCCCCGCCCGGCTCTTCGGCCTGGATACCGAGGTCGGCGAGCTGACCCCGGGCCGGCGCGCCGACGTGCTGGTCACCACCCCCGACCTGGTCCCCGTCGCGGTCTACGCCGCCGGGGTCCGGGTGCACCGAGAGGAGAACTGACCGTGGAGGTCGTCGTCCTGCCCACCCCCGAGGACTGCGGACGGGTGGTCGCCGACGTGGTGACCGTCGCCGTCGAGGGCGCCGCCGGCGAGGTGACCATCGGCCTGGCCACCGGCTCCTCACCACTGCTGGCCTACCGCGAGATCGTCGCCCGGCACGCGGCCGGGCTCCGCTTCGACGCCGTCACCGCCGTCCTGCTCGACGAGTACGTCGGCCTGCCCGCCGGGCACCCGGAGTCCTACCGCGAGGTCATCCGGCGCGAGCTCACCGACGCCCTGGGCATCGACCCGGCGCGGGTGCACGGGCCCGACGGGTCGGCCGCGGACCCGCTGCAGGCCGCCCGCGACTACGAGGCGCTGGTCACCGGGTTGCGGCCGGTCGCCGTCCAGGTGCTGGGCATCGGGGCCAACGGGCACGTCGGGTTCAACGAGCCGGGCTCCTCGCTGGCCAGCCGCACCCGGGTCAAGACGCTCACCGAGCAGACCCGCCGGGACAACGCCCGGTTCTTCGGCGGGGACGTCGACGCCGTCCCGCGGCACGTGCTCACCCAGGGGCTGGGCACGATCTCCGCGGCCGAGCACCTCGTGCTCGTGGCCACCGGCGAGGCCAAGGCCGCCGCCGTCGCCGGCGCGGCCGAGGGACCGGTGACGACGTCCTGCCCGGGGTCGGTGCTGCAGCTGCACCCGCACGTCACCCTGGTCGTCGACGAGGCCGCCGCCGGGCGCCTGCAGCGCGCGGACTACGCCCGGTACGTCCTGACGCACAAGCTGGTCGGGCAGGGCTGGTGACCGACCCCCTCACCCGGGGTCCGCAGGCACTGCACGAGCAGCTGCGGGACCGGTTGTTGGCATCGGCCCGGGGCCTGCCTCCCGGCGCCGCGCTGCCCAGCGAACGGCAGCTGTGCGAGGTGCACGGGGTCAGCCGGATCACCGTCCGCGAGGCCGTGGGTCAGCTCGTCGCCGACGGGGTGCTGGTGCGCGTGCCCGGGTCGGGCACCTTCGTGGCCGAGCGGCCCGCCCGTTCCCGGCTCCACCTGGCCTCCTTCGCCGAGGACATGCGACGGATGGGCCTGCAGCCCTCCACGGTGGTGCTCGAGGTGGCCTCGGCCGTGCCGCCCCCGCCGACCCGGGCGGCGCTGGCCCTCCGGGCGGACGAACGGGCCTGGCACGTCCGCCGGCTCCGGCTGGCCGACGGCGAGCCCATGTCGGTCGACGACGGCTGGTGGTCGGCGACCGTGGCCCCCGACCTGGACGCCCACGACCTCACCGGCTCGCTGTACACCCTGCTGACCGACGCGTACGGGGCCACCGTCGACCGGGCCGAGCAGTCCGTGCGTGCCGCCGAGGCCGACCCCGGGACGGCGACCCTGCTCGGCCTGGCGCCCGGACGGGCGGTGCTGTCCTTCGACCGCGTCGGCCGCGCGGGCGGGCGGCCGGTGGAACACACCCGGTCGGTCTACCGCGGCGACCGCTACGAGGTGGCGACGACCCTGGAGCTGGGGCGCGACTGACTCACCGGGCCGGGACGGCCCGCCAGCCCACCAGGTCGGCGGAACGGCCGACGTGGGTCATCGCCATCGCGGCGGCGCCCAGCGACCCGGCCAGCGACCCGAGCCGGGTCAGGTGCACCGGAGGCGCCGGGCGCCAGGTCAGCCCGGCCGCCAACCCGGCCCGGACCGGGTCGAGCAGGTCGGCGGCGGCCGCGGTCAGCCCACCACCGAGGACGACGACGGAGGGGTCCAGGAGCAGGGTGGCGGTCACCAGGGCATCGGCCAGCGCGGACGTCGCGTCGGCCCACACCTCCCGGGCCACCGGGTCCTCGTCCAGCCGGCCGACCACACCGGCGGCGGACCGGGCCTGCCCGGCGCGGGCCTCGTAGCGGCGGGCCACCCCGGCGCCGGAGGCGTAGACCTCCAGGCAGCCGCGCTGCCCGCAGGGGCAGGGCTCCCCGCCGGGCCGGACCGGGGCGTGCCCGATCTCGCCGGCCGCCCCGGTGCCCCCGGCCAGGGGGCGTCCACCGCTGACCAGCGCCGCGGCGATCCCGGTGCCGATGGTCACCAGGAGCACGTCGTCCACCCCGTGCGCGGCGCCCAGCAGCTGCTCGGCCAGACCCGCGGCCCGCACGTCGTGGCCGGTGGTGACCGGGACGCCGGCCCGGGCCTGCAGGGCCGCGCGCAGCGGCAGGTCCCGCCAGCCCAGGTTGGAGGCGTACCGGACGGTGCCGGTGGCCTCCTCGATGAGCCCGGGGGTCACCACCCCGGCACCGACCACGGTGAGCCCGTGGCCGGCGGCGAGGACGGTGAGCCGGTCGAGCTCGGCGACCAGCCCGTCGACCGGGTCGGCCGCGGGGACGGTGGCCCGGCGCTCCTCGTGCACCACCCGGCCGTCGGTGGCGACGAGCAGGGCCTTGGTGGTGGTCCCCCCGACGTCCAGGCCGAGCACGGCGGACCCGTCGCTCACCCCGCCCGCCGTCCGCGCAGGGCCGCGACGACCGCGGCCACCTCGTCGGTGGAGGTGATCGTGCGGGTGCCGGTGTCGTAGACGACCGGGGTGGCGCTGCGGTGGCCGGGGGAGCGGACGGTCCGGGCGGCGCGCAGGTGCACCGCGGGGACGCCGGTGTCCGCCACCAGCCGGGCGACGTGGTCGGCCCGCACGCCCCCGCCGGCCATGACCTCGATCCGCCCGGCGGCCTGCTCCACGAGCGCCCGGAGGGTGGCTGTGCCCTCCCGCGCCGTGGTGGCACCGCCGGAGGTGAGCACCCGGGCGACCCCGGCGGCGACCAGGTCCTCCAGGGCCGCCGGCTGGTCGGCCAGGGTGTCGAAGGCGCGGTGGAAGGTGACCGGTGCGCTGCCGGCGGCGGCGACCACCGCGTCCAGTGCCGCCCGGTCGACCCACCCGCCGGGGCTCAACGGGCCGACGGTGACCCCCACGACCGGCAGGGTGCGACGGGCGGCGGCCACGTCGGCGCAGACGACCTCCAGCTCGACGGGGGAGTGCACGAAGTCCCCGCCCCGCGGGCGCACCAGCACGGTCACCGACAGCGCCGGTGCCCGGCTCGCCAGCGCGGCCAGCGTGCCGGCGCTCGGGGTCACGCCCCCCTCGCCGAGGGCTGCGCAGAGCTCGACCCGGTCGGCCCCGACCGAGGCCGCGGCCAGCGCGCCCTCGACGTCGTCGACGCAGATCTCGACGGTGGTCACCGGCCGACCACCGTGGCCCCGGGTCGGACCTCACCCACGGGCACGCCGCCGCCGAGCACGGGCACGGTCTCCAGGTCGGCCACCGGGGAGGTGTCGACCCCGAGCCCCCGGAGCACGGCCAGCGCGACGACGGTGGTGGCCCGCGGGCTCCCGTCGACCACCTTCATCGCCACGGCCCGACCGTCGGGACCGGCGACCCCGATGACGCCCTCGGCGCCGCCCTTGGCGACCACCCCGGGCAGCTCGGCCATCAGCCGGCTGTTGACGTGCCCGCGGCCGCCGACGAACTCCGGGTGGGTCCGCATCGCCGTGGCGACCCGGGCGGCCGGGCCGTCGGCGGCCAGCGCCAGGGACCGGAAGGCGGTGGCCAGGCCGCGCACCGTCGTCCCGAAGAGGGCGGCGCCGCAGCCGTCGACGGCGGTGTGCCCGACCGGCCGACCGGTCTCCCGGGCGACGACGTCGTGCACCAGCCGCTGCAGCGGGTGGTCGGGCTGCAGGTGGC
This sequence is a window from Geodermatophilaceae bacterium NBWT11. Protein-coding genes within it:
- a CDS encoding PIG-L family deacetylase; the encoded protein is MPAPFPTDWSRALVVAAHPDDIEYGVAAAVAVWTAAGKEVHYLLATRGEAGIAGMPPAEAGPLREEEERRSAAVVGVTEVEFLDHRDGTLVEGPALRRDLAAAIRRHRPELVVTLHGGDTWTGPDVTPAAWNSADHRALSRSVLDAVADAGNEWIFPELTGEPWSGAEYVAVQTIGDPPHVVDVADGVELAVASLTEHRRYLEVLAPDVPVEEQARQVVDQATLTEDGDRRVGFRLFWG
- a CDS encoding NAD(P)H-binding protein, which codes for MIVVTGATGALNGATVDHLLEQVPAEQVAVAVRDPARAQRFAERGVAVRQAGYDDPAAMRAAFAGADQVLLVSSNDPGADAVALHRAAVDAAVAAGVGRVLYTSHQGAAAGSPFAPARVHAATEDLLEHSGLAWTSLRNGFYAHSLDWLAGPWRETGVVTVPVEGPVSWTARDDAAEAAAVVLAAGGGYDGPVTMTAGAAPTFADVARKAAEVSGSPVELAVVGRDAWLAGQLAAGRPEGVARFTLGMYEAAEQGFFAGTDPLLGQLLGREPRTVRDQLAG
- a CDS encoding helix-turn-helix transcriptional regulator yields the protein MTAATTTRAAIVEAAARLLHEAGPDAVTTRGVAESAGVQAPAIYRLFGDKDGLLEAVAEHVLAGHVASKAAVVRAATDEGVDPVEDLRAGWRAQVEFGLAHPGVFALLSDPGRAPRSAAARAGREVLAARVHRVALAGRLRVGEHRAAELVHAAGTGLVLALLATPPADRDPALVDTMIEAVLARVVVAGPAADGDGAAAAVALRARAADLGVLTPAEQRLLVEWLDRVVAAG
- a CDS encoding glucosamine-6-phosphate deaminase; its protein translation is MTGQTRRCRADHPARTSRLRRHEHRRRGAGPGRRPGHRRPRRGRPPRPAPADRPPPAAGPGRRALPRRRRRLVPRQRRGRRPARRGPPPVPGDDDARRLPGLRDTHRAAGPAGAAGPPGRRRAGRRAPGGAVPLRRPVRCAGPRGPAPGGPGRARDAAVDRGRRVGDVRPGDRPRRRAAGRLPGARGAPQPRAHRRRRGHHRRGRPGRRASGERHAPVQRHAPAAVPGPRSGGRLPGRGRPGRPRGRARRRRRAPGPPDGRDGVRPGGPGRGRAGLRRHGGRRGARRRLPPRRPGRDRPGGGRPARARPDRDRRGHRDAVGRAAPHGPRRRRRPRRRGHRGHPHPRPALRPGYRGRRADPGPARRRAGHHPRPGPRRGLRRRGPGAPRGELTVEVVVLPTPEDCGRVVADVVTVAVEGAAGEVTIGLATGSSPLLAYREIVARHAAGLRFDAVTAVLLDEYVGLPAGHPESYREVIRRELTDALGIDPARVHGPDGSAADPLQAARDYEALVTGLRPVAVQVLGIGANGHVGFNEPGSSLASRTRVKTLTEQTRRDNARFFGGDVDAVPRHVLTQGLGTISAAEHLVLVATGEAKAAAVAGAAEGPVTTSCPGSVLQLHPHVTLVVDEAAAGRLQRADYARYVLTHKLVGQGW
- a CDS encoding GntR family transcriptional regulator; amino-acid sequence: MTDPLTRGPQALHEQLRDRLLASARGLPPGAALPSERQLCEVHGVSRITVREAVGQLVADGVLVRVPGSGTFVAERPARSRLHLASFAEDMRRMGLQPSTVVLEVASAVPPPPTRAALALRADERAWHVRRLRLADGEPMSVDDGWWSATVAPDLDAHDLTGSLYTLLTDAYGATVDRAEQSVRAAEADPGTATLLGLAPGRAVLSFDRVGRAGGRPVEHTRSVYRGDRYEVATTLELGRD
- a CDS encoding ROK family protein, which encodes MSDGSAVLGLDVGGTTTKALLVATDGRVVHEERRATVPAADPVDGLVAELDRLTVLAAGHGLTVVGAGVVTPGLIEEATGTVRYASNLGWRDLPLRAALQARAGVPVTTGHDVRAAGLAEQLLGAAHGVDDVLLVTIGTGIAAALVSGGRPLAGGTGAAGEIGHAPVRPGGEPCPCGQRGCLEVYASGAGVARRYEARAGQARSAAGVVGRLDEDPVAREVWADATSALADALVTATLLLDPSVVVLGGGLTAAAADLLDPVRAGLAAGLTWRPAPPVHLTRLGSLAGSLGAAAMAMTHVGRSADLVGWRAVPAR
- a CDS encoding copper homeostasis protein CutC; this encodes MTTVEICVDDVEGALAAASVGADRVELCAALGEGGVTPSAGTLAALASRAPALSVTVLVRPRGGDFVHSPVELEVVCADVAAARRTLPVVGVTVGPLSPGGWVDRAALDAVVAAAGSAPVTFHRAFDTLADQPAALEDLVAAGVARVLTSGGATTAREGTATLRALVEQAAGRIEVMAGGGVRADHVARLVADTGVPAVHLRAARTVRSPGHRSATPVVYDTGTRTITSTDEVAAVVAALRGRRAG
- a CDS encoding asparaginase, producing MSDPVLAELAVVVRSGLVESRHLGSLVALAADGSVALELGDPDAVVLPRSTTKPLQALACLEAGAPLAGPALAIAAGSHTGEDRHVDVVRAVLAEAGLDESALRCPPDLPEDEETRLRLLRAGEGPSRVRMNCSGKHAAMLLACAVNGWPTEGHLQPDHPLQRLVHDVVARETGRPVGHTAVDGCGAALFGTTVRGLATAFRSLALAADGPAARVATAMRTHPEFVGGRGHVNSRLMAELPGVVAKGGAEGVIGVAGPDGRAVAMKVVDGSPRATTVVALAVLRGLGVDTSPVADLETVPVLGGGVPVGEVRPGATVVGR